The proteins below come from a single uncultured Carboxylicivirga sp. genomic window:
- a CDS encoding DUF4348 domain-containing protein produces MKMTLFFLLIIVQNSLLCAQDYDNNFDTFLFKFATDKDFQLERIKFPLVFRTWENPEEIGGKIITKSVDKEHWEHDYLFANDNYRPQIYDNFEGKLRETNERLFQWIGIETGVNVKYYFKKLDSKWFLIKKEQLGD; encoded by the coding sequence ATGAAAATGACTTTATTCTTCCTTTTAATTATAGTACAGAACAGTCTATTATGCGCTCAGGACTATGATAATAATTTTGACACATTTCTTTTCAAATTCGCTACGGATAAGGACTTTCAATTAGAAAGAATTAAATTCCCTCTTGTATTTAGGACTTGGGAAAATCCTGAAGAAATAGGAGGTAAAATAATTACAAAATCTGTTGACAAAGAACATTGGGAACATGACTACCTATTTGCTAACGACAATTATAGACCTCAGATATACGACAACTTTGAAGGTAAATTGCGAGAAACTAATGAGAGACTATTTCAATGGATCGGAATTGAAACAGGAGTTAATGTGAAATATTACTTTAAGAAACTTGACTCTAAGTGGTTTCTTATAAAAAAAGAACAACTTGGAGATTAA
- a CDS encoding SMI1/KNR4 family protein, translated as MTITEKLKKIIELQSEKFDWKLNSLNDGANENQIAEIGKLIGEKIPAELTDIYLTNNGELGDEKSCFLGHRFMPIDEVIKQIEFGLSLVKPTDRKLNNPEKSKGLLNEIVDFYFAKAPKKGLFKKSWYKIEFSCGLGSYGGPYLYNTEKTDGKGRETIDINFDDYKELSPIVKKLHELEKDSYNWDELEFVVYSDKKYEVKRTDYNFNEEIPFTSTPVGAIKKMYFNPKWIPVFSDHGGNYIGIDLDPDTNGTKGQVIIFGRDEEDMFVLSNSITDFFDLIISKIIDESVDFKQELHLHEIFKNMIKNEE; from the coding sequence ATGACTATTACAGAGAAACTAAAGAAAATTATAGAATTGCAATCCGAGAAATTTGATTGGAAATTAAACTCCCTTAATGATGGAGCTAATGAAAATCAAATTGCAGAGATAGGCAAATTGATTGGTGAAAAGATACCCGCTGAATTAACTGATATATATCTTACCAACAATGGAGAATTAGGCGATGAGAAAAGCTGTTTTCTTGGTCATCGGTTTATGCCAATCGATGAAGTTATTAAGCAAATTGAATTTGGATTATCTCTAGTAAAACCAACTGATAGGAAACTTAATAACCCTGAAAAGTCTAAGGGGTTACTAAATGAAATTGTAGATTTTTATTTTGCAAAAGCTCCAAAAAAAGGATTGTTTAAGAAAAGTTGGTATAAAATTGAGTTTTCTTGTGGTTTAGGTTCATATGGTGGACCTTATTTATATAATACGGAAAAGACTGACGGAAAAGGTAGAGAAACAATTGATATTAATTTTGATGATTATAAGGAATTGTCTCCAATAGTTAAAAAATTACATGAATTAGAGAAAGACTCATATAATTGGGATGAACTTGAGTTCGTCGTGTATTCTGACAAGAAATATGAAGTTAAAAGAACAGATTACAATTTTAACGAGGAAATTCCATTTACTTCAACCCCTGTCGGAGCGATTAAGAAAATGTATTTTAATCCAAAATGGATTCCTGTATTCTCTGACCATGGTGGAAACTATATCGGCATTGACTTAGACCCTGACACTAATGGAACTAAAGGACAAGTGATAATTTTTGGTAGAGACGAAGAAGATATGTTTGTGCTTTCAAATAGTATCACAGATTTTTTCGATTTGATTATTTCAAAAATAATTGATGAATCAGTTGATTTTAAACAGGAATTACATTTGCACGAGATATTCAAGAATATGATTAAAAATGAGGAATAA
- a CDS encoding PIN domain-containing protein yields the protein MSNTGNSYIKKLLTQIEKIELLVDEMLDNSSIYYHDYNQGSSVILIGASPYHWGDKDEKTQLVIKEIYLKFIDNFELLLENANPKTKNEIERSKNNILNLIEQRRAPSSIENGKEQCRSYFKVFKDYLHLYKEDIVKTVIVPDTNSLIQYPEPISYKSISPTSKFDFVILPTVLSELDKHKMVHRNEDFRKKVTSVIKRLKGYRNQGDVLSGVRVNKTITLKMVATEPDFEKTLNWLDFKNNDDRIIANVLELQISNPNDNIVFITSDINLQNKAQLANLNSFDTDELE from the coding sequence ATGAGCAATACAGGAAATTCTTATATCAAAAAACTGTTAACTCAGATTGAAAAGATTGAATTGTTAGTTGACGAAATGTTAGATAATTCATCAATATACTATCATGACTATAATCAAGGAAGTTCTGTTATCTTAATTGGCGCATCTCCATATCATTGGGGTGACAAGGATGAAAAAACACAATTAGTAATAAAAGAAATATATCTAAAGTTCATTGATAATTTTGAACTCCTTTTAGAAAATGCAAATCCAAAGACCAAGAATGAAATAGAAAGATCTAAGAATAATATTCTGAACCTAATTGAGCAAAGAAGAGCACCATCGTCTATTGAAAATGGAAAGGAACAGTGTCGATCATATTTTAAAGTCTTTAAGGATTATCTACATCTATATAAAGAAGATATAGTAAAAACAGTAATTGTTCCTGATACCAATTCACTCATACAATATCCTGAACCAATTAGTTACAAATCGATTTCGCCTACTTCAAAATTTGATTTTGTGATTTTACCAACTGTTTTATCTGAATTAGACAAACATAAAATGGTACATAGAAATGAAGATTTTAGAAAAAAGGTCACTTCGGTAATAAAAAGGCTAAAAGGCTATAGAAATCAGGGGGATGTATTATCTGGTGTTAGAGTTAATAAGACAATTACACTTAAAATGGTTGCTACAGAGCCAGACTTCGAAAAAACACTAAATTGGTTAGACTTTAAGAATAATGATGATAGAATAATAGCTAATGTGCTGGAGCTACAAATTTCAAATCCTAATGATAATATCGTATTTATAACTTCAGATATTAATTTGCAAAATAAAGCACAGCTTGCAAATTTGAATTCATTTGATACAGACGAATTAGAATAA
- a CDS encoding tyrosine-type recombinase/integrase, with the protein MALHFNCCPTQLEEDQVLDYLHFLQQQSRKPSSSYLKHTVYGLRLAYKVTGVPSKQVFLPKMKLPKKLPVVLSQTEVRRLIKAAPLLKHQLIIGLIYGCGLRRFELINLQIKDADLDRCMLYIREGKGRKDRYVPLGWLLVKGLKKYLAAEKPYRWLFNGRGPDGNLQQYSPTGVQWAIRQAAKKAGIQKQVTSHVLRHTYATHLLEMGLDIMTLKDLLGHVDIKTTLVYLHVAQLNKERAFSPLDWLYKKPRL; encoded by the coding sequence ATGGCTTTGCATTTCAACTGTTGTCCCACCCAACTGGAAGAAGACCAGGTTCTGGATTATCTTCATTTCCTACAACAACAGAGTCGAAAACCATCCTCCTCTTATTTGAAACATACCGTTTACGGTCTTCGTTTGGCGTACAAGGTAACCGGTGTTCCTTCTAAACAAGTCTTTTTACCAAAAATGAAGTTACCCAAAAAACTTCCGGTTGTATTAAGTCAAACAGAGGTGAGACGTTTGATCAAAGCCGCTCCATTACTAAAACATCAGTTGATTATCGGACTTATTTATGGCTGCGGACTGCGACGTTTCGAATTAATCAACCTACAGATAAAAGATGCCGATCTGGATCGTTGTATGCTCTACATTCGTGAAGGAAAAGGGCGCAAAGACCGTTATGTCCCCCTTGGATGGCTATTGGTTAAAGGACTGAAAAAATACCTTGCTGCAGAAAAACCCTATCGCTGGCTTTTCAACGGAAGAGGACCCGACGGAAACCTACAACAGTATTCACCCACCGGTGTACAATGGGCCATTCGTCAAGCAGCTAAAAAAGCCGGTATTCAAAAACAAGTTACCTCCCATGTTTTACGCCATACCTACGCCACTCATCTGCTGGAAATGGGGTTGGATATTATGACGCTGAAAGATCTGCTGGGGCATGTCGATATTAAAACAACCTTAGTTTACCTGCACGTGGCGCAACTGAATAAAGAACGAGCCTTTTCGCCTTTGGATTGGCTATATAAGAAACCTCGATTATGA
- a CDS encoding IS91 family transposase, producing MKPRYEVADVLQLQHDLIDSLCFNSWQARTLYALSVCRTAQLGGHIDRCDHPDCHALHLSYNSCRNRHCPKCQGHKREQWIRKREADLLNTTYFHLVFTLPDTLNQLALYQPALLYGQLFRVVWSVIQTFASDRKWMGAKTGMVAILHTWGQNLSLHPHLHCIVPGGGISNQQKWKSVQRTNKFLFPVKALSKVFRARMMKALRQKTKLNQQEAKLLMSQPWVVYCKQPFFGPSQVIEYLGRYTHKTAISNHRIKTIDENTITFSAKDYRKGGKQYPLTLTHAEFIRRFALHILPKAFVRIRHYGILASSIKQKVREAVEQQIGKALIPVRPPVKHRLCYTCGKGQLITILTFDARGPPPIEILQHLTQN from the coding sequence ATGAAGCCCCGGTATGAAGTGGCCGATGTGCTTCAGTTGCAACACGACCTCATTGACAGCCTGTGTTTCAACAGCTGGCAGGCACGTACTTTATATGCTTTGTCGGTTTGTCGAACCGCTCAATTAGGTGGTCATATCGATCGTTGTGACCATCCCGATTGTCATGCCCTTCATTTAAGTTACAATAGTTGTCGTAATCGTCATTGCCCCAAATGCCAGGGACACAAACGGGAACAATGGATTCGTAAGCGTGAAGCTGACCTGTTAAATACCACTTACTTTCATCTGGTGTTTACCTTGCCTGATACACTGAATCAATTGGCACTATACCAACCTGCTTTGCTCTACGGACAACTTTTTAGGGTGGTCTGGAGTGTGATTCAGACCTTTGCTTCCGATCGTAAATGGATGGGTGCCAAAACCGGTATGGTGGCCATCCTGCATACCTGGGGACAAAACCTGAGCCTGCATCCTCATCTGCATTGCATTGTGCCGGGTGGAGGAATCTCTAACCAACAAAAATGGAAATCGGTACAACGAACCAATAAGTTTCTGTTCCCGGTTAAAGCCTTAAGCAAAGTATTCAGAGCTCGTATGATGAAGGCCTTACGGCAAAAAACAAAGCTAAATCAACAAGAAGCTAAGCTGTTGATGAGTCAGCCTTGGGTGGTGTATTGCAAACAACCTTTCTTTGGTCCCTCACAGGTAATCGAATACCTTGGTCGTTACACCCATAAAACGGCTATCAGTAATCATCGAATCAAGACGATTGATGAAAATACCATCACTTTTTCTGCTAAAGATTATCGAAAAGGTGGTAAGCAATATCCGCTTACCCTTACTCATGCTGAATTTATCCGTCGTTTTGCCCTGCATATCCTACCCAAAGCTTTTGTGCGGATACGACATTATGGAATACTGGCTTCATCCATTAAGCAAAAAGTGCGCGAAGCTGTTGAACAGCAAATTGGAAAAGCTCTTATCCCTGTTCGTCCTCCTGTGAAACACCGACTTTGCTATACCTGTGGTAAGGGACAACTGATTACCATCTTAACCTTCGATGCTCGTGGGCCTCCACCTATCGAAATCCTTCAACACCTCACACAAAACTAA
- a CDS encoding DUF4062 domain-containing protein, with the protein MKKTVFISSTYRDLKLHRERIWNALQNYDIDITGMEEFGARQSTPLQTCIDEIHKSDIYIGIISMCYGSVDSITGKSYTQLEYEKAKDLGLEIMIYLIDENSGRVNTGNIDFGEKSLSLKNFKNILKNNHTVDWFIDADDLSEKIYKRLGKIVSNQNIAKERPKSLKGKIFKINLGAQKWGIFVSYYNGKPYEIFSTIFDHETGILIPDAIHEGLIKKEAEDDGIPRFDFQFTNKRGYKTTIEGISYSFHPQIKAYDKIVNELLNKDNHLEAVQVLKHMDVNDGELSKWNQEIAKILIKK; encoded by the coding sequence ATGAAAAAAACTGTATTTATATCCTCGACATATCGTGATTTGAAACTCCATAGAGAAAGAATCTGGAATGCCTTACAAAACTATGATATAGATATTACAGGCATGGAAGAATTTGGAGCTAGACAAAGTACACCTTTGCAAACGTGTATAGATGAAATTCATAAGAGCGATATATACATAGGCATTATTTCAATGTGCTATGGAAGTGTTGATAGTATTACTGGTAAATCATATACTCAATTAGAATATGAAAAAGCAAAAGATTTAGGATTAGAAATAATGATCTATCTAATAGATGAAAATTCTGGTAGAGTAAATACAGGTAACATTGATTTTGGTGAAAAGAGTTTGAGTCTAAAGAATTTTAAGAATATTTTAAAGAATAATCACACGGTAGATTGGTTTATAGATGCAGATGATTTATCTGAAAAAATTTACAAAAGACTCGGAAAAATTGTTTCAAACCAAAACATTGCAAAAGAAAGGCCTAAATCACTCAAAGGAAAGATATTCAAAATTAATTTAGGCGCACAAAAATGGGGAATCTTTGTTAGCTATTATAATGGTAAACCTTATGAAATATTTTCAACAATATTTGACCATGAAACTGGTATTCTAATTCCTGATGCTATTCATGAAGGATTAATAAAGAAGGAAGCTGAAGATGATGGAATTCCAAGATTTGATTTTCAATTTACTAATAAAAGAGGTTATAAGACTACAATTGAAGGTATTAGTTATTCCTTCCATCCTCAAATAAAAGCATATGATAAAATTGTCAATGAATTACTTAATAAAGATAATCATTTAGAAGCAGTTCAAGTACTTAAACATATGGACGTAAATGATGGTGAATTATCTAAATGGAATCAGGAAATAGCGAAAATATTGATAAAAAAATAA
- a CDS encoding site-specific integrase — translation MANKVSTSIVLFMKRAKNNGTFPAKLRVTYNRNQRYFGIDTKERVYEFTPKEFEKITAPKPRGEYKDIQLEFSIIEEKARKIIEKLPEFSFDNFKILWGIKGASSNIITFYDDYIKVLADKQKQQKWNYHNAKTILLKFFNKEKYIDFREITPAKLEQFEKWMLKSGRKLSTTAVYFGTIRTMFKQAIDKQVISEDLYPFGRGKYIIPQVTSNKRALQTKEIKAIYEYKAEPFSKADYARDFWVFSYIANGMNMADICRLKFKDIGKETFSFIRHKTKDKNKNCRTITVPITDDISQIIKKWGNKDTSPENYVFPFLTAGATDNQIQTSVRHRVAKLNEGLKFICDDLEIEKHLTSYSARHSFATTLKRSQISTEYISESLGHANLDITKRYLDSFENEQRKEIAKHLTAF, via the coding sequence ATGGCAAATAAAGTAAGCACATCAATTGTCCTGTTTATGAAACGTGCAAAGAATAATGGTACGTTTCCTGCAAAATTACGTGTGACATACAACAGGAACCAGAGGTATTTCGGAATCGACACCAAAGAACGGGTTTATGAATTTACTCCGAAGGAATTCGAGAAAATAACTGCCCCAAAACCCAGAGGTGAATATAAAGACATTCAACTTGAGTTTTCCATAATTGAGGAGAAAGCACGGAAGATTATTGAAAAATTACCCGAATTCTCATTTGACAATTTTAAAATACTGTGGGGGATAAAAGGTGCAAGTAGCAATATTATCACATTCTATGACGATTACATAAAGGTTTTGGCAGACAAACAAAAACAGCAAAAATGGAATTATCATAATGCTAAAACCATATTGCTGAAATTCTTCAATAAGGAAAAGTATATAGATTTCAGAGAAATTACCCCGGCAAAACTTGAGCAGTTTGAAAAATGGATGCTTAAATCAGGACGAAAGCTATCAACAACAGCTGTTTATTTTGGTACTATAAGAACTATGTTTAAACAAGCAATTGACAAACAAGTTATTTCTGAAGACTTATATCCGTTCGGCAGGGGGAAATACATAATCCCGCAGGTCACAAGCAATAAAAGAGCATTACAAACAAAAGAGATAAAAGCTATCTATGAATACAAAGCTGAACCATTTTCTAAAGCTGATTATGCCAGAGATTTTTGGGTGTTTTCCTACATAGCAAATGGCATGAACATGGCTGACATTTGTCGCTTGAAATTTAAAGATATAGGTAAAGAAACCTTTTCCTTTATCAGGCATAAAACCAAGGATAAAAACAAAAATTGCAGAACAATTACAGTCCCTATTACTGATGATATTTCTCAAATAATTAAAAAATGGGGAAACAAGGATACGTCGCCAGAAAATTATGTATTTCCATTCTTAACAGCAGGTGCAACTGACAATCAAATACAGACGAGTGTCAGACACAGAGTTGCAAAGTTAAACGAAGGGCTTAAATTTATATGTGATGACCTAGAAATCGAAAAGCATCTGACTTCATATTCGGCACGTCACAGTTTTGCCACGACACTGAAACGGAGCCAGATTTCTACAGAATATATCAGCGAAAGCCTTGGACATGCGAATTTAGATATAACCAAACGCTATCTTGACAGTTTTGAAAATGAACAGAGAAAAGAAATCGCAAAACATCTGACAGCCTTTTAG
- a CDS encoding helix-turn-helix domain-containing protein, protein MDEQQDFNAETLKNLEQLNQKVTELINVQRKAVSGYDFINANELADLLGESIKTVYSRVHNRQIPFYKPGGKILLFKLDEIQDWVKSGRRSSIDEIKQNV, encoded by the coding sequence ATGGATGAGCAACAGGATTTCAATGCGGAAACTTTAAAGAATCTCGAACAGCTGAATCAGAAAGTGACAGAACTGATTAATGTGCAACGCAAGGCTGTATCGGGATATGACTTCATTAATGCAAATGAGCTGGCCGATCTGCTGGGAGAAAGCATTAAAACGGTTTACTCACGGGTTCATAACAGGCAAATCCCCTTCTATAAACCGGGAGGCAAAATACTGCTGTTCAAATTGGATGAGATACAGGACTGGGTGAAATCTGGCCGCCGTTCTTCAATTGACGAAATCAAACAGAATGTGTAA
- a CDS encoding DUF4406 domain-containing protein, producing MSVVYICGDEESQEEQYKIVETEKVKAKLKSMKFSVIHPNEMAFAKMSWSDTLQSRIELLKKSQAIYVLPNWRESIMARIELTVAMDLRLHTLFHPISNKEIKQIINHP from the coding sequence ATGTCAGTAGTATATATCTGCGGAGATGAAGAATCTCAGGAGGAACAATATAAGATTGTTGAAACAGAAAAGGTAAAAGCCAAGCTGAAGTCAATGAAGTTCTCGGTTATCCATCCGAACGAAATGGCATTTGCCAAGATGAGCTGGTCCGATACGCTGCAGAGCCGGATCGAACTGCTGAAGAAAAGCCAGGCAATTTATGTCCTGCCTAACTGGAGAGAAAGCATCATGGCACGGATTGAGCTGACTGTAGCTATGGATTTACGTCTGCATACCCTGTTCCATCCCATAAGCAACAAAGAGATTAAGCAAATTATAAACCACCCTTGA
- a CDS encoding phage antirepressor N-terminal domain-containing protein, with protein sequence MKTKTVAKINDVNIVLFDGAEKYVPVKPICEALGIDHKRQVDKIKSDEILGSVGGLKPSVGSDGKQYDMYCIPYMYIFGWLFTINPKNVKEDAKENVVRYKQECYTSLFNHFSDQSEFLEQKQIALEKQMEEVERIRNNFGNTKKMLDDARKALNKVKEMTFEEWHINKRQLKIEF encoded by the coding sequence ATGAAAACAAAGACAGTAGCAAAAATCAATGATGTGAACATTGTCCTTTTTGACGGAGCAGAGAAATATGTTCCGGTAAAGCCGATCTGTGAAGCACTGGGCATAGACCACAAGCGTCAGGTTGATAAGATCAAAAGCGATGAAATTCTGGGTTCAGTTGGGGGCTTGAAGCCCTCAGTCGGTTCAGACGGAAAACAGTACGATATGTACTGCATACCCTATATGTATATTTTCGGCTGGCTGTTTACCATCAATCCCAAAAATGTAAAGGAAGATGCCAAAGAAAATGTCGTCAGGTACAAACAGGAATGCTATACCTCCCTATTTAACCATTTCTCGGATCAGAGCGAATTTTTAGAACAGAAACAGATTGCTCTTGAAAAGCAGATGGAAGAAGTCGAACGGATACGCAACAATTTTGGCAATACTAAAAAAATGCTTGATGATGCCCGAAAGGCACTGAACAAAGTCAAGGAAATGACTTTTGAAGAATGGCACATCAATAAGCGACAGCTAAAAATTGAATTTTAA
- the dnaG gene encoding DNA primase: protein MDAKRVIEHINDDIFEVVSNFIELKKAGSNYKACCPFHNEKTASLSVNPAKGIFKCFGCGKGGNAIEFIKEHEGVGFKEAVEIGSKKLNLGFEWKKSTNWDEAKFRHEESLRIACAVIERYFQEQINHKEAQKYISQRKLAMPENGSFNIGYAPNGNALLSHARDKGLKTEILEEIGVLKSNEKGIYDFFRNRLIFPVSNSRGQTIAFAGRDLEENPKVKYLNTPESSIYIKSNELYALNEARFTIKNDDRAYVVEGYSDVLRMHSIGIHNTVATCGTALTPAQVKLLRKYTNKVTLIFDGDNAGQSATDRNAAMLIKNQFHVSVIPLPEKQDPDSLFTTKELFLQYNDKQTDYIIFKTTVYAEKFASDPVKKSEAIKRISLLISNYDRTKQEVYIDFVAELIKPKKAWQDAIKELSRDEPKKASRYTIPQHVSLNDFNRWGFYVENNCYVFRNKKGDDFVQHSNFVMTPLFHIESPINAKRLYEIKNRHNLVKIVELPQRDMVSITAFKLQIESLGNFLWTGGESELNKLKAWLYEKTKSCKEVVQLGWQREGFFCWGNGIFNGGEFIQADKYGIVQHCNRYFYIPACSEIYEGDDTLFEFERHFIHNEGNITLYEYAKKYASVFGKNGIVTLSFFFACLYMDIVGKRFDKFPILNMYGQKGSGKNTCAESILYMFGRKGKVPNLHNSSKPSIADHVATSCNAVCVLDEYRNDLEMEKRELLKGFWDKTGRTRMNMDKDKKKETSKVNQGIIVCGQQIATADIALFSRFIALGFSKTVFSFEEKRQFEELEQINKQGLTQITHHLLKHRETFAKNYNKTVNDVSDRFRELLGTVAIETRIYNNWLTIASAYATVANMVELPFDYAEIIQLFVEMMVHQNKETARNDDLGIFWKTVQYLISSNMLFEDGDFKVVYTDKITRTFKENGQWQKSDIVFPEPIQILYLSISRVFGLYKTQALREGDKPLPDATVEYYLKNSPSYICDSKKVSFKKIDAKSGYQETDDKGNKKFTSTTAFVFYLDKLNLNIDKEESEEMPF from the coding sequence ATGGATGCAAAACGAGTAATAGAACACATTAACGATGATATATTTGAAGTTGTCTCCAATTTCATCGAATTAAAGAAGGCTGGCAGTAATTACAAGGCTTGTTGCCCGTTCCATAACGAGAAAACAGCATCATTGAGCGTAAATCCTGCAAAGGGGATTTTCAAATGTTTCGGCTGTGGCAAAGGCGGAAATGCTATAGAGTTTATAAAGGAGCATGAAGGTGTCGGTTTCAAAGAAGCTGTTGAAATCGGGTCGAAAAAACTGAACCTCGGTTTTGAATGGAAGAAAAGCACCAATTGGGATGAAGCAAAATTCAGGCATGAAGAAAGCCTGCGGATAGCATGTGCCGTTATAGAGCGGTATTTTCAGGAACAGATTAACCACAAAGAAGCTCAGAAATATATAAGCCAGCGCAAACTTGCAATGCCTGAAAACGGCAGTTTCAATATCGGCTATGCCCCCAACGGTAATGCTCTCCTTTCCCATGCACGGGACAAAGGCTTGAAAACAGAGATACTTGAAGAAATCGGGGTACTGAAAAGCAATGAGAAAGGCATTTATGATTTCTTCAGAAACCGCCTGATCTTTCCTGTTTCAAATTCGAGAGGCCAGACAATTGCATTTGCCGGGCGTGACTTGGAGGAAAACCCAAAGGTAAAATATCTCAACACTCCGGAAAGCTCTATCTACATAAAAAGCAATGAACTGTATGCACTGAACGAAGCACGGTTTACGATCAAGAATGATGACAGGGCGTATGTTGTAGAAGGATATTCCGATGTTTTAAGGATGCACTCCATCGGAATACACAACACCGTTGCCACCTGCGGAACTGCCCTTACCCCTGCACAGGTAAAGCTTCTGAGGAAATATACAAACAAGGTAACGCTGATTTTTGACGGTGATAATGCTGGGCAGAGTGCCACCGACAGGAATGCTGCAATGCTGATTAAAAACCAGTTCCATGTATCAGTAATTCCATTGCCCGAAAAGCAAGACCCAGACTCTCTTTTCACCACAAAGGAACTGTTCCTGCAATACAATGATAAGCAGACGGACTACATCATTTTTAAGACGACCGTTTATGCTGAGAAGTTTGCATCCGACCCTGTAAAGAAGTCAGAAGCAATCAAGCGGATTTCCCTGCTTATTTCAAATTACGACAGGACAAAACAGGAAGTCTATATCGACTTTGTAGCCGAGCTAATAAAGCCGAAAAAGGCGTGGCAGGATGCAATTAAAGAACTGTCCAGGGACGAACCAAAGAAAGCCTCCCGTTACACAATTCCGCAGCATGTCAGCCTGAATGATTTCAACCGATGGGGCTTCTATGTTGAGAATAACTGCTATGTGTTCCGGAATAAGAAAGGAGATGATTTTGTACAGCACTCTAATTTTGTGATGACACCGCTGTTTCATATCGAGAGTCCGATCAATGCGAAGCGGCTGTATGAAATTAAGAACCGTCACAATCTGGTTAAGATCGTTGAGCTTCCCCAGCGTGATATGGTAAGCATTACTGCATTCAAATTGCAGATAGAATCATTGGGAAACTTTCTCTGGACGGGAGGCGAAAGCGAGCTGAATAAACTGAAAGCGTGGCTCTATGAGAAAACAAAGAGCTGCAAAGAGGTTGTCCAGCTGGGCTGGCAGAGAGAGGGCTTCTTTTGCTGGGGGAACGGCATATTTAACGGAGGTGAATTTATTCAGGCTGACAAATACGGCATTGTCCAGCACTGTAACAGGTATTTCTATATCCCAGCCTGTTCTGAAATCTATGAAGGTGACGATACGCTGTTTGAGTTTGAACGCCATTTCATCCACAATGAAGGCAACATTACCCTATATGAATATGCAAAGAAGTATGCATCGGTATTTGGCAAAAACGGCATTGTTACCCTGTCTTTTTTCTTTGCCTGCCTGTACATGGATATTGTAGGGAAACGCTTCGACAAATTCCCGATCCTGAACATGTACGGGCAGAAAGGTTCGGGAAAGAACACCTGTGCAGAAAGCATACTGTATATGTTTGGCAGAAAAGGCAAAGTGCCGAACCTGCACAACTCAAGCAAGCCTTCTATTGCCGACCATGTAGCTACAAGCTGCAATGCTGTCTGTGTTCTCGATGAATACCGCAACGACCTTGAAATGGAGAAGCGTGAACTGCTCAAAGGGTTTTGGGACAAGACCGGGCGGACACGCATGAACATGGATAAGGACAAGAAAAAGGAAACATCGAAAGTTAACCAGGGGATTATTGTCTGCGGCCAGCAGATTGCTACTGCTGATATTGCTTTGTTCAGCCGGTTCATTGCGTTGGGATTCTCAAAAACAGTATTTTCGTTTGAAGAAAAAAGGCAGTTTGAGGAACTGGAACAGATAAACAAACAGGGACTGACCCAGATTACCCACCACCTGCTGAAGCACAGGGAGACATTCGCAAAAAACTACAACAAGACCGTTAATGACGTAAGCGATAGATTCCGTGAGTTGCTGGGAACAGTTGCAATTGAAACACGGATTTACAATAACTGGCTCACCATAGCCTCTGCTTATGCTACCGTGGCAAATATGGTTGAGCTTCCGTTCGATTACGCAGAAATCATACAGCTGTTCGTTGAGATGATGGTACACCAAAATAAGGAAACTGCCCGGAATGATGATCTGGGCATCTTCTGGAAAACAGTTCAGTACCTTATCAGTTCCAATATGCTCTTTGAGGATGGGGATTTCAAAGTGGTTTATACCGATAAGATTACCCGAACATTCAAGGAAAACGGGCAATGGCAGAAAAGCGATATTGTATTTCCTGAGCCGATACAGATTCTCTATCTATCAATCAGCCGTGTATTTGGACTGTATAAAACTCAGGCGTTGCGTGAAGGAGATAAACCTTTGCCAGACGCTACAGTCGAGTACTACCTGAAAAACAGCCCGTCATATATCTGTGATTCCAAGAAAGTAAGCTTCAAGAAAATTGATGCAAAATCCGGGTACCAGGAAACAGATGATAAGGGCAATAAGAAATTCACCAGCACAACCGCTTTTGTATTCTATCTCGATAAGCTTAACCTGAATATTGATAAAGAAGAATCTGAAGAAATGCCTTTTTGA